The following proteins are co-located in the Thermus thermophilus HB8 genome:
- the efp gene encoding elongation factor P has product MISVTDLRPGTKVKMDGGLWECVEYQHQKLGRGGAKVVAKFKNLETGATVERTFNSGEKLEDIYVETRELQYLYPEGEEMVFMDLETYEQFAVPRSRVVGAEFFKEGMTALGDMYEGQPIKVTPPTVVELKVVDTPPGVRGDTVSGGSKPATLETGAVVQVPLFVEPGEVIKVDTRTGEYVGRA; this is encoded by the coding sequence ATGATCAGCGTGACGGATCTGCGACCCGGAACCAAGGTGAAGATGGACGGCGGCCTTTGGGAGTGCGTGGAGTACCAGCACCAGAAGCTGGGCCGCGGCGGCGCCAAGGTGGTGGCCAAGTTCAAGAACCTGGAGACGGGGGCCACGGTGGAGCGCACCTTCAACTCCGGGGAGAAGCTGGAGGACATCTACGTGGAGACCCGGGAGCTCCAGTACCTCTACCCGGAGGGGGAGGAGATGGTCTTCATGGACCTGGAGACCTACGAGCAGTTCGCCGTGCCCCGCTCCCGGGTGGTGGGGGCGGAGTTCTTCAAGGAGGGCATGACCGCCCTCGGGGACATGTATGAGGGGCAGCCCATCAAGGTGACCCCGCCGACCGTGGTGGAGCTCAAGGTGGTGGACACGCCCCCGGGCGTGCGGGGGGACACGGTCTCCGGGGGGTCCAAGCCCGCCACCCTGGAGACGGGGGCCGTGGTCCAGGTGCCCCTTTTCGTGGAACCCGGAGAGGTCATCAAGGTGGACACCCGGACCGGCGAGTACGTGGGCCGGGCCTAG
- the speB gene encoding agmatinase has translation MRLVFGEKDTPYEEARVVVLPVPYDLSLSFLPGARRGPEAILLASRELEPFLLELGAAPEEVGIHAAEPVPWVAGMAEESHRLIREEALRHLRAGKWVVALGGDHSVTHPLVQAHREALGDFSLLHVDAHADLYPEWQGSVYSHASPFYRLLTEGFPLVQVGIRAMDRDSLRLARKKGVALFPAHRIHREGLPLDEILRALGKRVYISLDFDALDPSLMPSVGTPLPGGLSYRQVVDLLEAVFREKEVVGMDFVELSPNGQFHAEMTAAQLVYHAIGLKGLQAGWLSREVDHI, from the coding sequence ATGCGCCTCGTCTTCGGCGAAAAGGACACCCCTTACGAGGAGGCGCGGGTCGTCGTCCTGCCCGTGCCCTACGACCTCTCCCTCTCCTTCCTCCCGGGGGCCCGGAGGGGCCCCGAGGCCATCCTCCTGGCGAGCCGCGAGCTTGAGCCCTTTCTTTTGGAGCTCGGCGCCGCCCCCGAGGAGGTGGGGATCCACGCGGCCGAGCCCGTGCCCTGGGTGGCGGGGATGGCCGAGGAAAGCCACCGCCTGATCCGGGAGGAGGCCCTAAGGCACCTCCGGGCGGGGAAGTGGGTGGTGGCCCTGGGCGGGGACCACTCCGTCACCCACCCCCTGGTCCAGGCCCACCGGGAGGCCCTGGGGGATTTTTCCCTCCTTCACGTGGACGCCCACGCCGACCTCTACCCGGAGTGGCAGGGCTCGGTCTACTCCCACGCAAGCCCCTTCTACCGCCTCCTCACGGAGGGGTTTCCCCTGGTCCAGGTGGGGATCCGGGCCATGGACCGAGACTCCCTGCGCTTGGCCCGAAAAAAGGGCGTGGCCCTCTTTCCCGCCCACCGGATCCACCGGGAGGGGCTTCCCCTGGACGAGATCCTTAGGGCCCTGGGGAAGCGGGTCTACATCAGCCTGGACTTTGACGCCCTGGACCCCTCCCTCATGCCCAGCGTGGGCACGCCCCTTCCCGGGGGGCTTTCCTACCGCCAGGTGGTGGACCTCCTCGAGGCCGTCTTCCGCGAGAAGGAGGTGGTGGGGATGGACTTCGTGGAGCTCTCCCCGAACGGCCAGTTCCACGCCGAGATGACCGCGGCCCAGCTCGTCTACCACGCCATCGGCCTGAAAGGGCTTCAGGCGGGCTGGCTTTCCCGGGAGGTGGACCACATTTAG
- the accB gene encoding acetyl-CoA carboxylase biotin carboxyl carrier protein, with protein sequence MTPKELKQILQALVEHGVNELTLETPDYKLTVRRGGEVQVVGVPQVQAPVLVPPPEVPAPPPPAPAAPAAEPQPQAKAEPQDDCPGCVEVRAPIVGTFYRAPAPDAPPYVKEGDRVEKGQVLCIIEAMKLMNEIESEVSGIVKKILVENGEPVEYGQPLFLIQPV encoded by the coding sequence ATGACGCCGAAGGAGCTGAAGCAGATCCTGCAAGCCTTGGTGGAGCACGGGGTGAACGAGCTCACCCTGGAGACCCCGGACTACAAGCTCACCGTGCGGCGGGGCGGGGAGGTGCAGGTGGTGGGCGTCCCCCAGGTCCAGGCCCCCGTGCTTGTGCCCCCCCCGGAGGTGCCGGCCCCGCCCCCGCCCGCGCCGGCGGCCCCGGCGGCGGAGCCCCAGCCCCAGGCCAAGGCGGAGCCCCAGGACGACTGCCCGGGGTGCGTGGAGGTCCGGGCCCCCATCGTGGGCACCTTCTACCGGGCTCCGGCCCCGGACGCTCCTCCCTACGTGAAGGAGGGGGACCGGGTGGAGAAGGGGCAGGTCCTCTGCATCATTGAGGCCATGAAGCTCATGAACGAGATCGAGTCCGAGGTCTCGGGGATCGTCAAGAAGATCCTGGTGGAGAACGGGGAGCCGGTGGAGTACGGCCAGCCCCTCTTCCTTATCCAGCCGGTATGA
- a CDS encoding alpha/beta hydrolase family protein → MRLGLWLSFLLLPALAQVLTLPDLRARTYGEGGFRVERVLEERPAFTRVQFSYLSDGLRVHGFANLPKGRGPFPVVVVLHGYVEPSRYRLLAYTTPYADFLAERGYLVLHPNFRGHPPSEGAPAQGLRHVYAVDVLNLLAEVRRGAFPQADPARIALFGHSMGGGVAQIVSLVDPGLKGAVLYGSMSGDERRNLERIRYWSGGSRGQELFALSPEVLRQASAWTYLAELSVPYSVHHGTQDAQVPPEWSWELCRRLKALKKPVECFSYPGGHLFRGEVDRVFRERVLAFLGRVL, encoded by the coding sequence ATGCGCCTCGGGCTTTGGCTTTCCTTCCTCCTCCTCCCGGCCCTGGCCCAGGTCCTCACCCTCCCTGACCTTCGGGCGCGGACCTACGGGGAGGGAGGGTTTCGCGTGGAGCGGGTCCTGGAGGAGAGGCCGGCCTTCACCCGGGTCCAGTTCTCCTACCTTTCGGACGGCCTCCGGGTCCACGGGTTCGCCAACCTGCCCAAAGGAAGGGGCCCCTTCCCCGTGGTGGTGGTCCTTCACGGCTACGTGGAGCCGAGCCGCTACCGCCTCCTCGCCTACACCACCCCCTACGCCGACTTCCTGGCGGAAAGGGGCTACCTCGTCCTCCACCCGAACTTTCGGGGCCACCCCCCTTCCGAAGGTGCCCCGGCCCAAGGCCTCCGCCACGTCTACGCCGTGGACGTGCTGAACCTCCTCGCCGAGGTGCGCCGGGGAGCCTTCCCCCAGGCGGACCCCGCCCGCATCGCCCTCTTCGGCCACTCCATGGGGGGCGGCGTCGCCCAGATCGTGAGCCTGGTGGACCCCGGCCTTAAGGGCGCGGTCCTCTACGGGAGCATGAGCGGGGACGAAAGACGCAACCTGGAGCGCATCCGCTACTGGTCCGGGGGAAGCCGGGGACAGGAGCTTTTCGCCCTTTCCCCGGAGGTCCTCCGCCAGGCCTCGGCCTGGACCTACCTGGCGGAGCTCTCCGTGCCCTACAGCGTCCACCACGGCACCCAGGACGCCCAGGTGCCCCCAGAGTGGTCCTGGGAGCTCTGCCGCAGGCTCAAGGCCCTGAAAAAGCCCGTGGAGTGCTTCAGCTACCCCGGGGGGCACCTCTTTCGGGGGGAGGTGGACCGGGTCTTCCGGGAGCGGGTGTTGGCCTTCCTGGGCCGGGTGCTATAG
- a CDS encoding PHP domain-containing protein: MAKRVVSVSLGSSRRDAAAEVELLGERVLLERRGTDGDFQRALCLIQELDGKVDAIGLGGIDLYLFAGGRRYAIRDALRLKEAAKKTPVVDGSGLKHTLERRAVRELASLIDWRKTKVLLPSAVDRFGLAEALDEAGARVLYGDFIFALGLPIPLYSLSFLQKLAFLLLPLFTRLPFSVLYPTGKKQEEVREDWRARYYAWADVVAGDWHYVRRHMPKDMRGKTVITNTTTEEDVAFLRERGVRRLVTTTPRLGGRSFGTNVMEAMLVALAGRELGEADYLRYIDQIGLKPQVLELEGQA, encoded by the coding sequence GTGGCCAAGCGCGTGGTTTCCGTCTCCTTGGGCAGCAGCCGCCGGGACGCCGCGGCCGAGGTGGAGCTTTTGGGGGAGCGGGTCCTCTTGGAGCGGCGGGGGACGGACGGGGATTTCCAAAGGGCCCTCTGCCTCATCCAGGAGCTGGACGGCAAGGTGGACGCCATCGGCCTGGGCGGGATTGACCTTTACCTCTTCGCCGGAGGGCGGCGGTACGCCATCCGGGACGCCCTGAGGCTCAAGGAGGCGGCCAAGAAGACCCCCGTGGTGGACGGCTCCGGCCTCAAGCACACCTTGGAGAGGCGGGCGGTGCGGGAGCTCGCCTCCCTTATAGACTGGAGGAAGACCAAGGTCCTCCTGCCCTCGGCCGTGGACCGGTTCGGCCTCGCCGAGGCCTTGGACGAGGCGGGGGCGAGGGTGCTCTACGGGGACTTCATCTTTGCCCTGGGTCTGCCCATCCCCCTCTACAGCCTCTCCTTCCTGCAGAAGCTCGCCTTCCTCCTCCTTCCCCTCTTCACCCGCCTGCCCTTTTCCGTCCTCTACCCCACGGGGAAGAAGCAGGAGGAGGTGCGGGAGGACTGGCGCGCCCGCTACTACGCCTGGGCCGACGTGGTGGCCGGGGACTGGCACTACGTTCGGCGCCACATGCCCAAGGACATGCGGGGCAAGACGGTCATCACCAACACCACCACGGAGGAGGACGTGGCCTTCCTCCGGGAGCGGGGGGTGAGGCGCCTCGTCACCACCACCCCGAGGCTTGGCGGCCGGAGCTTTGGGACCAACGTGATGGAGGCCATGCTGGTCGCCCTCGCGGGGCGGGAGCTCGGGGAGGCGGACTACCTCCGCTATATTGACCAAATAGGGCTGAAGCCCCAGGTGTTGGAACTGGAGGGACAGGCATGA